In the Streptomyces sp. f51 genome, one interval contains:
- a CDS encoding MFS transporter, with protein sequence MSSSLALPARGGRLAALVVGLCWLVVLFDGLDMFIYGSVLPHMLETKALGIDPGKAGDVGSYATFGMLIGALCSGTVSDWVGRKKTIIASTAVFSLASAVCASAGSLGVFSLGRFLAGLGLGGLLPSAITMVTEYAPRGHRALIVGSLMTAHQAGGIVAGFVALGTGDWRLSFWICVIPLFIGVPLAAAFLPESMAFLRAWGRTEEARALADRYGVDLAARAEERQAVADRFGALNALFRGGRWAQTLLFWIASFGGLLLVYGVSQWLPSLMKANGYDLGSSIGFVIVINLGGIAGMLIGGRLTDRFGGSVISAIWFGATAVGIYSLSVRMPLPLTYTVVFLTGLFLFSAQAMIYATVAHRSEDDNRATAVGWTSGMGRFGAVFGPWLGGQLLATGSTTAGFTAFALAGVFSLVFVSLTGLRRVRTTSPDPAPQRELTATG encoded by the coding sequence ATGTCCTCCTCCCTCGCCCTGCCCGCTCGCGGCGGCAGACTGGCCGCGCTGGTCGTCGGCCTCTGCTGGCTGGTCGTCCTCTTCGACGGCCTCGACATGTTCATCTACGGTTCCGTGCTGCCGCACATGCTGGAGACGAAGGCGCTCGGCATCGACCCCGGCAAGGCCGGCGACGTCGGCTCCTACGCCACCTTCGGCATGCTGATCGGCGCCCTGTGCTCCGGCACCGTCAGCGACTGGGTCGGCCGCAAGAAGACGATCATCGCGTCGACCGCCGTGTTCTCGCTGGCGTCCGCCGTCTGCGCCTCCGCCGGGAGCCTGGGCGTCTTCAGCCTCGGCCGCTTCCTGGCCGGGCTCGGCCTCGGCGGTCTGCTGCCGAGCGCGATCACCATGGTCACCGAGTACGCCCCCCGGGGCCACCGCGCCCTGATCGTCGGCTCCCTGATGACCGCTCACCAGGCCGGCGGGATCGTCGCCGGATTCGTCGCGCTCGGGACGGGCGACTGGCGGCTCTCCTTCTGGATCTGCGTGATACCGCTGTTCATCGGGGTCCCGCTGGCGGCCGCGTTCCTGCCCGAGTCGATGGCCTTCCTCCGGGCCTGGGGCCGCACCGAGGAGGCCCGCGCGCTCGCCGACCGCTACGGCGTCGACCTGGCCGCCCGCGCCGAGGAGCGCCAGGCCGTGGCCGACCGCTTCGGCGCTCTCAACGCCCTCTTCCGCGGCGGCCGTTGGGCCCAGACCCTGCTCTTCTGGATCGCGTCCTTCGGCGGTCTCCTCCTCGTCTACGGCGTCTCGCAGTGGCTGCCCTCGCTCATGAAGGCCAACGGTTACGACCTCGGTTCCTCGATCGGCTTCGTCATCGTCATCAACCTCGGCGGCATCGCCGGCATGCTGATCGGGGGACGGCTCACCGACAGGTTCGGCGGTTCGGTGATCTCGGCGATCTGGTTCGGCGCCACCGCCGTCGGCATCTACTCCCTCAGCGTCAGGATGCCGCTGCCCCTCACGTACACCGTCGTGTTCCTGACCGGTCTGTTCCTCTTCAGCGCGCAGGCGATGATCTACGCGACGGTGGCGCACCGCTCCGAGGACGACAACCGCGCCACCGCGGTCGGCTGGACCTCGGGCATGGGGCGCTTCGGCGCGGTCTTCGGCCCCTGGCTGGGCGGGCAGCTCCTCGCCACCGGCTCGACCACGGCGGGCTTCACCGCCTTCGCCCTCGCGGGAGTCTTCTCCCTGGTCTTCGTCAGCCTGACCGGCCTGCGCCGGGTCAGGACCACGTCCCCCGACCCCGCACCGCAGCGGGAGCTGACCGCGACCGGCTGA
- a CDS encoding GNAT family N-acetyltransferase produces MDHEAVLALFDRDMREGARPDAPGARVERVGKVVRLVGADKGWSGVLWSDLDAAGADAAIAEQVSFYSGLGGGFEWKLYGHDRPEDLGQRLRAAGFTAEPEETVMVAELSGLALDVEPPEGVRIVPVTDRAGVALVAEVHEQAFGRDSTRLRHQLLAQLTGDPNAVVAVVALAGEVPVSAARMELLPGARFAGLWGGGTIEAWRGRGIYRALVAHRARVAAERGYRYVQVDASSQSRPILARLGFQPLTTTTPYVYEG; encoded by the coding sequence ATGGATCACGAAGCGGTACTGGCGCTGTTCGACCGGGACATGCGGGAGGGCGCGCGGCCCGACGCGCCCGGCGCCCGGGTCGAGCGCGTCGGCAAGGTGGTGCGCCTGGTCGGCGCGGACAAGGGGTGGAGCGGGGTGCTCTGGTCCGACCTCGACGCGGCGGGCGCCGACGCGGCGATCGCCGAACAGGTGAGCTTCTACTCCGGGCTCGGGGGCGGCTTCGAGTGGAAGCTGTACGGGCACGACCGGCCGGAGGACCTGGGGCAGCGGCTGCGGGCGGCGGGCTTCACCGCCGAGCCCGAGGAGACGGTGATGGTCGCGGAACTGAGCGGTCTGGCCCTCGACGTCGAACCGCCGGAGGGCGTGCGGATCGTCCCCGTCACCGACCGCGCGGGCGTCGCCCTGGTCGCCGAGGTCCACGAGCAGGCCTTCGGCCGTGACAGCACGCGGCTGCGTCACCAACTGCTCGCCCAGCTCACCGGCGACCCGAACGCGGTCGTGGCCGTCGTGGCGCTCGCCGGTGAGGTCCCCGTGAGCGCGGCCCGCATGGAACTCCTGCCGGGGGCCCGCTTCGCCGGGCTGTGGGGCGGAGGCACGATCGAGGCATGGCGGGGCCGGGGCATCTACCGCGCCCTCGTCGCCCACCGCGCCCGCGTCGCCGCCGAGCGCGGCTACCGCTACGTCCAGGTCGATGCCTCCAGCCAGAGCCGCCCCATCCTTGCCCGCCTGGGCTTCCAGCCGCTGACCACGACGACGCCGTACGTCTACGAAGGATGA